From the Solanum pennellii chromosome 4, SPENNV200 genome, one window contains:
- the LOC107015616 gene encoding ubiquitin-fold modifier-conjugating enzyme 1 codes for MEGWDPSTKSTLTQIPLLTIKAGPRDGAAWTQRLKEEYKALIAYTSMNKSKDNDWFRISAANPEGTRWKGKCWYVHNLLKYEFDLQFDIPVTYPATAPELELPELDGKTEKMYRGGKICLTVHFKPLWAKNCPRFGIAHALCLGLAPWLAAEIPVLVDSGMIKHKDDVATSSES; via the exons ATGGAGGGTTGGGATCCGAGTACCAAATCAACCCTCACACAGATCCCTTTGTTAACAATCAAGGCCGGTCCACGTGACGGCGCGGCATGGACACAGCGGCTGAAGGAAGAATACAAGGCTCTAATCGCCTATACATCAATGAACAAATCCAAAGATAATGATTGGTTCCGTATATCTGCGGCTAATCCTGAAGGTACTCGTTGGAAGGGGAAGTGTTGGTATGTGCATAACCTTCTCAAGTACGAGTTTGACCTCCAGTTTGATATCCCTGTTACTTACCCTGCTACCGCTCCTGAACTTGAGTTGCCTGAACTTGATGGCAAGACTGAAAAG ATGTACAGAGGAGGGAAAATATGCTTGACGGTGCATTTCAAACCGCTATGGGCGAAGAATTG CCCCAGATTTGGCATTGCACACGCGCTTTGTTTGGGTCTTGCACCATGGCTTGCAGCTGAGATTCCTGTTCTTGTTGATTCTGGCATGATTAAACACAAAGATGATGTGGCCACATCCAGTGAATCTTGA